A part of Aegilops tauschii subsp. strangulata cultivar AL8/78 chromosome 2, Aet v6.0, whole genome shotgun sequence genomic DNA contains:
- the LOC109771933 gene encoding putative F-box protein At3g25750 — MSTTAGSTQSSSSPQWSDLPDDLLGLVHLRLACPRDRVRVAAVCKGWRAAASLLPRPPGRPLLLVSLRRVRCNGTKRLCGPDDSWVVRVPDKAEDKWFLGSHEGGWVAAVDWSKLVIVNLFSGAEVEASPSLDVDDIGTTSLRKIIFSEAPTSSSCILAAIAYQRYHIALCKVGRHQSGWTVKSLGEKFIVDIAFCKGELYGLVYPNEELIKFKIDMKAEGTPVITSCHPLAIERRHGPQVYEAHLIELHGKPSMAIDRWWLPNRESFFKIFTLVDTDNDKAYKYKWAEVLNFGDHALFLGVNWSKAVHVTADGHHGLERNHVYYSEENLSPTKKLPDDVVYLVTIDNDGQMYCREDQSVGDGVERTGYYVTSRKHRPMWVCPTLL; from the coding sequence ATGTCGACAACCGCCGGCAGCACCCAGTCGTCGTCATCGCCGCAGTGGTCTGACCTGCCAGACGACCTCCTCGGGCTGGTCCACCTCAGGCTTGCCTGCCCGCGCGATCGTGTGCGCGTCGCCGCCGTTTGCAAGGGGTGGCGAGCCGCCGCGTCGCTGCTCCCGCGGCCGCCGGGCCGCCCGCTTCTGCTCGTGTCGTTGCGGCGTGTCCGATGCAACGGGACGAAGCGGCTGTGCGGCCCCGACGACAGCTGGGTTGTGCGCGTTCCAGACAAGGCAGAAGACAAGTGGTTCCTGGGCTCACACGAAGGCGGCTGGGTCGCTGCAGTCGACTGGAGCAAGCTCGTCATCGTGAATCTCTTCTCTGGTGCGGAGGTGGAGGCCAGCCCATCTCTAGACGTAGATGACATCGGAACAACCAGCCTTCGAAAAATCATCTTCTCCGAAGCCCCCACCTCTAGCAGCTGCATCCTTGCAGCCATAGCTTATCAGCGGTATCACATTGCACTGTGTAAAGTTGGCCGCCACCAGAGCGGGTGGACCGTAAAAAGTTTGGGCGAAAAGTTCATTGTAGACATCGCATTCTGCAAAGGTGAGCTATATGGTCTTGTATATCCTAACGAGGAGCTGATCAAGTTCAAAATTGACATGAAGGCAGAGGGCACGCCGGTCATCACATCCTGCCACCCGCTGGCCATCGAAAGGCGCCACGGTCCCCAGGTATATGAGGCCCATCTCATCGAGCTACACGGCAAGCCATCCATGGCAATAGATCGTTGGTGGTTGCCGAACCGAGAGTCCTTCTTCAAGATTTTTACACTTGTCGACACCGATAACGACAAGGCTTACAAGTACAAGTGGGCAGAAGTACTTAATTTTGGTGACCACGCCTTGTTCTTAGGGGTGAATTGGTCTAAGGCTGTGCACGTGACGGCAGATGGGCATCATGGTTTGGAGAGAAATCATGTCTACTACTCCGAAGAAAACTTATCACCAACAAAGAAGTTGCCCGATGATGTGGTGTACCTTGTTACAATTGACAACGACGGGCAAATGTACTGTAGGGAAGACCAAAGTGTTGGTGATGGGGTCGAGAGGACAGGATATTACGTGACGAGTCGTAAACATCGTCCCATGTGGGTTTGCCCTACATTGTTGTAG